A window from Mya arenaria isolate MELC-2E11 chromosome 9, ASM2691426v1 encodes these proteins:
- the LOC128203470 gene encoding protein RER1-like → MADESAPPRPSVVGQFFRRLGELQQNALDQATPHVGFRWIITALLFITYFIRVYLLQGWYIITYALGIYLLNLFIGFLTPKIDPNLSMESDDDGPELPTKSSDEFKPFMRRLPEFKFWYSCSKAVCVSMSCTFFEAFNIPVFWPILVMYFIILFVITMKRQIRHMVKHRYVPWSKSKTRYKGKEDTGKVYAK, encoded by the exons ATGGCAGATGAAAGTGCCCCACCAAGGCCCAGTGTTGTTGGACAGTTCTTCAGGAGGCTAGGAGAG ctTCAACAAAATGCCCTGGACCAGGCCACCCCTCATGTGGGATTTAGATGGATCATCACCGCCCTTCTCTTCATAACATATTTCATCAGGGTTTATCTACTGCAG GGTTGGTATATAATCACATACGCGCTGGGCATCTACCTTCTAAACCTGTTCATAGGATTTCTAACACCAAAGATTGATCCTAACCTTTCCATGGAGAGTGATG ATGATGGTCCTGAACTACCTACAAAATCATCAGAtgagtttaaaccttttatgcgACGGTTACCAGAGTTTAAATTTTG GTACTCATGTTCAAAGGCAGTATGTGTCTCCATGTCCTGCACGTTCTTTGAAGCTTTCAATATACCTGTGTTTTGGCCCATATTAGTCATGTATTTTATCATCTTGTTTGTGATCACCATGAAGAGACAAATAAGG CATATGGTTAAACACAGGTACGTTCCATGGTCCAAAAGCAAGACCCGCTACAAGGGGAAAGAAGACACAGGGAAAGTGTATGCCAAGTAG
- the LOC128203365 gene encoding caspase-3-like: MEKAQKTALRKCRVQLVTDLQIKDVYDFIDKYQLLTPIMLEQLKAKESRPDQVRAFLDLLPRRGPKAFNTFLQILLESGHKTLADAILLEYQQTGANLAELTINPRAEVLQNGETQEMETEPSWTGIQETQGGSGKCAPSTNSGPNYVPPSSSSGSFPESLSSRASSASLNGPGYTGNMEEEYRMVSDPRGLLLIINNKKFTGDLETRDGTDVDRDNLKELFLKLGFGVEIRENLKAMEIIANLNYLSKHSQLKDVDSLAVAILTHGSDDLVFGVDCVQINVYDIYNIFTADNCPALRNKPKFFIVNACRGDSEDKGSLGHSNISKCAASVDVRPMAEEGSVCRIPNMQDFLIAYSTIPRHVSWRHKHDGSFFIQGFVKVFSENANSVDVLRMLVKVNNSVSKIDEYAGIQIPAPQVMLTKTWYLNPPSTPRDPTGAS; the protein is encoded by the exons ATGGAGAAAGCACAGAAAACGGCGCTGAGGAAATGCAGAGTGCAGTTGGTCACTGATTTGCAGATAAAAGATGTCTATGACTTTATAGATAAATACCAGCTTCTTACACCTATCATGTTGGAACAATTAAAG GCAAAGGAATCGAGGCCGGATCAAGTGAGAGCATTTCTGGACTTGCTTCCAAGAAGGGGTCCGAAGGCATTCAACACGTTCTTACAGATCCTGCTGGAATCTGGGCATAAGACACTAGCAGATGCAATATTACTG GAGTACCAGCAAACAGGGGCCAATCTGGCAGAGCTTACCATCAATCCCAGGGCAGAAGTTCTCCAGAATGGGGAAACTCAAG aGATGGAAACTGAGCCTAGCTGGACGGGTATACAGGAAACTCAGGGCGGTTCAGGTAAATGTGCCCCATCTACAAACTCTGGGCCCAATTATGTTCCACCCTCAAGCTCCTCAGGCTCTTTTCCGGAATCACTATCATCTCGGGCTAGCAGTGCCTCACTGAATGGGCCAGGTTACACCGGAAATATGGAAGAG GAATATCGTATGGTGTCGGACCCCAGGGGCCTGCTACTGATCATAAACAACAAGAAATTTACAGGAGACCTAGAGACCAGAGATGGTACTGATGTAGACAGGGACAATCTCAAAGAACTCTTTCTCAAACTGGGATTTGGTGTGGAAATCCGAGAAAACCTGAAGGCCATG GAGATCATAGCCAACCTGAATTACTTGTCGAAGCATTCCCAGCTTAAAGATGTAGACAGTTTAGCTGTGGCAATTCTTACCCATGGCAGTGATGACCTTGTGTTTGGAGTTGACTGTGTCCAGATAAAT GTGTACGACATTTACAATATCTTCACTGCAGACAATTGCCCAGCCCTACGTAACAAACCAAAGTTTTTCATTGTGAATGCCTGCAGAGGTG ACAGTGAAGACAAAGGTAGCTTAGGGCACTCTAACATCAGCAAGTGTGCAGCATCGGTTGATGTCCGCCCTATGGCAGAAGAAGGCAGTGTCTGCCGTATTCCCAACATGCAAGACTTCCTGATTGCCTATTCAACCATTCCAC GCCATGTCAGTTGGCGGCACAAACATGACGGCAGTTTTTTCATCCAGGGTTTTGTGAAGGTCTTCTCAGAGAACGCTAACAGTGTGGATGTACTCAGAATGCTGGTCAAG GTAAACAACAGTGTATCCAAGATAGATGAGTATGCTGGCATACAGATTCCTGCTCCCCAGGTCATGCTGACAAAAACCTGGTACCTCAACCCACCATCAACCCCTCGAGATCCAACAGGGGCATCCTGA